The genomic interval TTAAAAGGTTTTGAAGCTTTAGGAGCTAAAATAAATATAGAACATGGTTATGTTGAAGCAACAACTGAAAATGGACTTGTTGGTGGAAATATAGTACTTGATTTCCCAAGTGTTGGAGCTACAGAAAATATAATAATGGCAGCTGTTAAAGCTAAAGGAAAAACTATTTTAGAAAACGCTGCTAAAGAACCTGAAATAGAAGACTTATGTAACTTCTTAATAAAAATGGGAGCTAAAATAAATGGAGTAGGAACAAGTAGACTTGAAATTGATGGTGTAGAAAAACTAACTGCTTGTGAATACACTATAATTGCAGATAGAATAGTTGCTGGGACATATATAATAGCTTCTATCCTTTTTGACGGAAGTATAAAAGTTTCTGGAATAGTTCCAGAACATCTATCAAGTTTCCTATTAAAACTTGAAGAAATGGGAGCTAAATTTAAAATTGAAGGAGATAAATTAGAAGTTTTATCTAAATTATCTGATTTAAAACCTGTGAAGGTTACTACTATGCCTCACCCTGGTTTCCCAACAGATTTACAATCTCCAATGATGACACTTATGTGTTTAGTAAATGGAGTTAGCGAAATAAAAGAAACAATATTTGAAAATAGATTTATGCATGTGCCAGAACTTAATAGAATGGGAGCTAAAATAGAAATAGACTCATCAACTGCTAAAGTAACAGGAGTTGAAAACTTCTCATCAGCTGAAGTTATGGCTAGTGACCTGAGAGCTGGAGCTTCTTTAATACTTGCTGCACTTAAAGCAAATGGAGAAAGTATAGTAAATAGAATCTATCATGTGGATAGAGGTTATGAAAATTTTGAAGAAAAATTCAAAGCTCTAGGAGCAAATATAGAAAGAATTAAGACTCAAGCTTAAGGAGAGAAAATGGAAAGAATTATTGGTGTTAATCCTGTAACAGAAGCCTTATTAAATAAAGAGAAAAATATTGAAAAATTAGAACTCTATAATGGCTTAAAAGGTGAGACAGTACAAAAGCTAAAAGAATTAGCTTCTAAAAGAAACATTAAAATTTTCTATACAAATAAAAAAATAGATAATTCTCAAGGTGTTGCAGTATACATAAGTAATTTTGATTACTACAAAGATTTTGATGAAGCCTATGAGGAGCTAGCTTCTAAAGATAAGTCAGTAGTTTTAATCTTAGATGAGATTCAAGACCCTAGAAACTTTGGAGCAATCATTAGAAGTGCTGAAGTATTCAAAGTTGACTTGATACTAATTCCTGAAAGAAACTCAGTTAGAATAAATGAAACTGTTGTTAAAACTTCAACAGGTGCTATAGAATATGTGAATATTTCTAAGGTAACCAATCTATCTGATACAATAAATAAATTAAAGAAATTAGATTATTGGGTATATGGAGCAGCTGGGGAAGCTAGTATCAACTACAATGAAGAAGATTATCCTAATAAAATTGTTTTAGTTCTTGGAAATGAAGGTAGTGGGATTAGAAAAAAAGTTAGAGAACACTGTGATAAACTAATCAAAATTCCAATGTTTGGGCAAATAAATTCTTTAAATGTCTCTGTTGCAAGTGGAATACTGCTGTCAAGGATAATTAATAAATAATGGTGAGATAATGGAAGAAAATATAAATACTATTTTAAAGAAAGCTCAAACTGGAGACAGTGAGGCTATAGATTGGATTTTAAAAGAGTATTCAAAAATTTTATCTTTTAATGCACAAAAATACTATTTAATAGGTGCTGAACAAGAAGATTTACTACAAGAAGGTATTTTAGGATTATTAAAAGCTATAAAATTCTATGATGAAACTAAATCTTCTTTCAGTAGTTTTGCTTTTCTGTGCATAAGAAGAGAAATGATAAGTGCTATCAGAAAGGCTAATACTCAAAAAAATTCTATTTTGAATGAAGCTTTAACAACAAGCTCAATGATAGAAGATAGTTCTGATATAGATAATTATATTTCTTCAGAAAATAATCCTGAAGAGGCATATCTTTTGAAAGAAGAGATAAAAGAATTTAAGAATTTTTCAGATAAAAATTTTAGTAAATTTGAAAAAGAAGTTTTAAAATACTTAATAAGAGGTTACTCATATAGAGAAATTGCTAAAATCTTATCTAAAAACCTAAAAAGTATAGATAATACTATTCAAAGAATTAGAAAAAAAAGTGAAGATTGGATAAATAAAGAAGAAATTTAAGAGGTGGAAAAGTTGAGAGAATACGATTATAAGGAAATTGAAAAGAAATGGCAAGAAAAATGGGCTAAAGATAACATCTTTAAAACAGAAAATGAAGTAGCAGGAAAAGAAAATTATTATGTACTTTCAATGCTACCTTATCCTTCAGGGAAACTACATGTTGGACATGCTAGAAACTATACTATAGGAGATGTTATTTCAAGATATAAAAGAATGAAGGGGTATAATGTACTTCAACCTATGGGTTGGGACTCATTTGGACTTCCTGCAGAAAATGCTGCTATCCAAAATGGAATTCACCCTGCTATTTGGACTAAATCTAATATAGAAAACATGAGAAGACAATTAAAATTAATTGGTTTTTCTTATGACTGGGAAAGAGAAATAGCGAGCTATACTCCTGAATACTATAAGTGGAATCAATGGCTATTCAAAAGAATGTATGAAAAAGGATTAATCTACAAGAAAAAATCTTTAGTTAACTGGTGTCCTGACTGTCAAACAGTTCTAGCAAACGAACAAGTTGAAGATGGAATGTGTTGGCGTCACTCTAAGACTCATGTTATACAAAAAGAATTGGAACAATGGTTCTTTAAAATAACTGACTATGCTGATGAGTTATTAGAAGGTCATGAAGAAATAAAAGATGGTTGGCCTGAAAAAGTTTTAACTATGCAAAAAAACTGGATAGGAAAATCTTTTGGTACTGAGCTAAAATTAAAAGTTGTTGAAACAGGTGAAGATTTACCTATATTCACAACAAGAATTGATACTATCTATGGGGTTTCTTATGCAGTTGTTGCACCTGAACACCCTATTGTTGATAAAATCTTACAAGTTAATCCTTCAATCAAAGATAAAGTAACAGAAATGAAAAATACTGATATGATTGAAAGAGGAGCAGAAGGTAGAGAGAAAAATGGTATTGACAGTGGTTGGCATATAGAAAACCCTATTAGTAAAGAAATAGTTCCATTATGGATAGCTGACTATGTTCTTATGA from Fusobacterium pseudoperiodonticum carries:
- the rlmB gene encoding 23S rRNA (guanosine(2251)-2'-O)-methyltransferase RlmB, coding for MERIIGVNPVTEALLNKEKNIEKLELYNGLKGETVQKLKELASKRNIKIFYTNKKIDNSQGVAVYISNFDYYKDFDEAYEELASKDKSVVLILDEIQDPRNFGAIIRSAEVFKVDLILIPERNSVRINETVVKTSTGAIEYVNISKVTNLSDTINKLKKLDYWVYGAAGEASINYNEEDYPNKIVLVLGNEGSGIRKKVREHCDKLIKIPMFGQINSLNVSVASGILLSRIINK
- a CDS encoding sigma-70 family RNA polymerase sigma factor; protein product: MEENINTILKKAQTGDSEAIDWILKEYSKILSFNAQKYYLIGAEQEDLLQEGILGLLKAIKFYDETKSSFSSFAFLCIRREMISAIRKANTQKNSILNEALTTSSMIEDSSDIDNYISSENNPEEAYLLKEEIKEFKNFSDKNFSKFEKEVLKYLIRGYSYREIAKILSKNLKSIDNTIQRIRKKSEDWINKEEI
- the murA gene encoding UDP-N-acetylglucosamine 1-carboxyvinyltransferase — its product is MVEAFKIVGGNKIAGELKVDGSKNSTLPIMIATLVEKGTYILRNVPDLRDIRTLVALLQSLGLEVEKLDANSYKIINNGLSGAEASYDLVKKMRASFLVMGGMLAIEKKAKVALPGGCAIGARPVDLHLKGFEALGAKINIEHGYVEATTENGLVGGNIVLDFPSVGATENIIMAAVKAKGKTILENAAKEPEIEDLCNFLIKMGAKINGVGTSRLEIDGVEKLTACEYTIIADRIVAGTYIIASILFDGSIKVSGIVPEHLSSFLLKLEEMGAKFKIEGDKLEVLSKLSDLKPVKVTTMPHPGFPTDLQSPMMTLMCLVNGVSEIKETIFENRFMHVPELNRMGAKIEIDSSTAKVTGVENFSSAEVMASDLRAGASLILAALKANGESIVNRIYHVDRGYENFEEKFKALGANIERIKTQA